A region of Bacillus solimangrovi DNA encodes the following proteins:
- a CDS encoding HAD family hydrolase, with the protein MDPIKLVLFDLDDTLVHFDDYWEISVKETFKNHFYTKDMNEHDLFEVFNKVDRFLVGKLDSRQISIEEYRINRFLYSMEQVGETSDVETAIDFERLYQSIGKKNMKPNMKVIKLISDLSNHYRVGVLTNGSKGWQLDKLEAIGLYNVFPNEYIFISEEVGHEKPSPEIYHHVLNTASLQPEQVLIVGDSIENDVLAPIQQGFRAILLNNKDTQKTQISHPLTIITELEELRWILLS; encoded by the coding sequence ATGGATCCTATTAAACTAGTTTTATTTGATCTAGATGATACACTTGTACATTTTGATGACTATTGGGAAATTAGCGTTAAAGAAACCTTCAAAAATCATTTCTACACAAAGGATATGAATGAACACGATTTATTTGAAGTCTTTAATAAAGTAGATCGATTTCTTGTTGGTAAATTGGACAGCCGACAAATTTCAATTGAAGAATATAGGATTAATCGTTTTCTCTATTCAATGGAGCAAGTTGGGGAAACTTCAGATGTAGAAACAGCAATTGATTTTGAAAGATTATATCAATCAATAGGCAAAAAGAATATGAAGCCTAATATGAAAGTAATCAAACTCATATCAGATCTTAGTAATCATTATCGAGTAGGAGTCCTGACTAACGGCAGCAAAGGTTGGCAACTTGATAAGTTAGAGGCAATCGGGCTATATAATGTCTTTCCCAATGAGTACATATTTATATCTGAGGAAGTTGGTCATGAAAAACCAAGCCCAGAAATTTATCATCATGTTTTGAATACGGCTTCACTGCAGCCAGAGCAGGTGCTTATCGTAGGTGATTCTATAGAAAATGATGTATTAGCTCCAATTCAACAAGGGTTTAGAGCGATATTATTAAATAATAAAGATACTCA
- a CDS encoding GNAT family N-acetyltransferase, translated as MYRNKFKIRKAISDDAKELKNCMDAAYSVYSNRFKEKLPPMNVDYKEEIASYPVWVAESNKKIIGGLVLIFEDKYTTVANVAVHPVYQGKGLGRSLLELAEAEAKLRGDIELRLATHVLLTENISYYLHLGWIEFDRDNTRVYMKRNIKS; from the coding sequence ATGTATAGAAATAAATTTAAAATACGAAAAGCCATTTCTGACGATGCAAAGGAACTTAAAAACTGTATGGATGCGGCTTACTCAGTGTACTCGAATAGATTCAAGGAGAAACTTCCACCTATGAATGTTGATTATAAAGAGGAGATAGCTTCATATCCTGTATGGGTAGCTGAATCTAACAAAAAGATCATTGGTGGACTGGTTTTAATATTTGAAGATAAATATACTACAGTAGCAAATGTAGCGGTTCATCCTGTTTATCAAGGTAAAGGTTTAGGACGTAGCCTTTTGGAATTGGCTGAAGCAGAAGCTAAACTTAGGGGGGATATTGAATTAAGATTGGCAACTCATGTATTATTGACCGAGAATATATCTTATTATCTTCACTTAGGGTGGATTGAGTTTGATCGCGATAATACTCGTGTTTATATGAAAAGAAATATCAAAAGTTAA